In Fulvitalea axinellae, a genomic segment contains:
- a CDS encoding ParB/RepB/Spo0J family partition protein codes for MSKKTSFAKPRSEKSKSGVKTATRSIVNRANLRLETIKELPELRDFIRKHSEEEFDQLLANIYSEGVRDPIVYFELDGEPVLLDGHHRKRAVLQIRKELGDNPDYKLEKIELEGLEEAKDWMINNQLGRRNLTKSEISFLRGLQYNREKSKREDNLKQGDSPKYQNDTSGESGDTAKRLAKQHGVGVATIKRDSQFAEGLEKIGEKNPELKTEILSGKSNVKKGEVQAFAKAKEIPTEITPETVKAVAKPKPMEAQDHQADKEVIDNNGKTSEPVIPGQTNIDGEVEISEEFDRIKAVARKMRKKLERIENYPVVVLDDLYDLNNDLKEMKEIILPTPTQNTQP; via the coding sequence ATGTCTAAGAAAACCAGCTTTGCCAAACCCCGGAGCGAGAAATCGAAATCCGGGGTAAAGACCGCCACGCGGAGTATCGTTAACAGGGCAAACTTACGCTTGGAAACGATCAAGGAGCTTCCCGAACTCCGGGACTTTATCCGGAAGCATTCGGAAGAGGAATTTGATCAGCTTTTAGCCAATATCTACAGTGAAGGAGTGCGGGATCCGATCGTATACTTTGAGCTGGACGGCGAGCCTGTGCTGCTCGACGGGCACCACCGAAAACGGGCCGTGCTCCAGATCCGGAAAGAGCTGGGCGATAATCCGGACTACAAGCTGGAGAAAATAGAGCTGGAGGGATTGGAAGAGGCCAAGGACTGGATGATCAATAACCAGTTGGGACGCCGAAACCTGACAAAATCGGAGATCAGCTTTTTGCGGGGACTTCAGTATAACCGGGAAAAATCAAAGCGGGAGGACAACCTTAAGCAGGGGGATTCCCCGAAGTATCAAAATGATACTTCGGGAGAATCGGGCGACACAGCCAAAAGACTGGCTAAACAACACGGGGTAGGAGTTGCCACGATAAAAAGGGATTCTCAATTTGCTGAAGGGCTGGAAAAGATCGGGGAAAAGAATCCGGAACTAAAAACCGAAATTCTTTCGGGAAAATCCAATGTGAAAAAAGGTGAGGTTCAGGCTTTCGCCAAAGCCAAGGAAATCCCGACCGAGATCACTCCCGAAACCGTAAAGGCGGTAGCCAAGCCCAAACCAATGGAGGCTCAGGACCACCAAGCCGACAAGGAGGTGATCGACAATAACGGAAAGACTTCGGAGCCTGTAATCCCCGGACAAACCAATATTGACGGTGAGGTGGAAATAAGCGAAGAGTTCGACCGAATCAAGGCAGTAGCCAGAAAGATGAGGAAGAAGCTGGAGAGGATCGAAAACTACCCCGTTGTTGTTCTTGATGACCTTTACGACCTAAATAACGATCTCAAGGAGATGAAAGAAATCATCCTCCCTACTCCTACTCAAAATACACAGCCATAG
- a CDS encoding ParA family protein — MTKIISIINHKGGVGKTTITANLGSALARKGYSVLLVDFDPQANLSSHFGIEEEESTIADATITGETIWAVEAEKGLRLLPGSLRLSDAESHFAGKISQYTRLKKVLKSHAKDYDFVLVDCPPSLGFFTLNALTASTHIITPCEASKMASDGLGSIIQLVDDVKEDMNERLENLGVVISNRENRVVEKDFEAMIRDEYDTFESVITRRKHVKEASARQVSVFEYAPECVSVNEFSDLASELAGKLEMKKTESHV, encoded by the coding sequence ATGACAAAGATTATTTCGATTATCAACCACAAAGGCGGAGTAGGCAAAACAACGATCACCGCAAACCTCGGATCGGCTTTGGCGCGTAAAGGGTATTCCGTGCTGCTTGTCGATTTTGATCCGCAAGCGAATCTTTCCTCTCATTTCGGGATTGAAGAGGAAGAGTCCACTATCGCAGACGCTACGATAACGGGAGAAACCATCTGGGCCGTCGAGGCTGAAAAAGGTTTAAGACTGTTGCCCGGCTCGCTTCGTCTTTCGGACGCCGAGAGTCATTTTGCGGGGAAAATATCGCAGTATACCCGGTTGAAAAAAGTGCTGAAATCGCACGCCAAAGATTACGATTTCGTTTTGGTTGACTGCCCGCCTTCGCTCGGGTTCTTTACGCTTAACGCCCTTACCGCCTCAACCCACATCATCACGCCTTGCGAGGCCTCCAAAATGGCTTCGGACGGGTTGGGATCGATAATCCAATTGGTCGATGACGTAAAGGAAGACATGAACGAAAGGCTTGAAAATCTCGGCGTGGTGATTTCGAACCGGGAAAACCGGGTAGTGGAAAAAGATTTCGAAGCTATGATAAGGGACGAATACGACACTTTCGAATCGGTGATCACCCGACGGAAGCATGTTAAAGAGGCCAGCGCCCGGCAAGTCTCCGTATTCGAATATGCGCCCGAGTGCGTAAGCGTTAACGAATTCAGCGATTTGGCTTCCGAGCTTGCGGGAAAACTGGAAATGAAAAAAACGGAAAGCCATGTCTAA
- a CDS encoding SprB repeat-containing protein has protein sequence MRVKARVIISFTGPIQTNDAYDIAYGSNHFEISELGATFDTRTAAKVVRNAIVSEAPSAFLQDYTVYDDGSDVVIEAKNYGVQYQLYVLYNPDQDAEVMTRLPIDNTVQITDETVTNVKVKGEATGAISITLSWATSPTFKWWKVNDTNFSAVTKNVTGLTAGTYGVKVTDGPSSVTKLYTVTEPERKLGINVNAHNAKIHGASDGSITIAGTGGIPPYDYSWDTNLGNPTHDNVTRYNLPAGVYTATVTDAGGGSVSKKIILEQPDPLLITYQRLGRNVTVFPAGGVSPYRITWPDGSTRESRENLPPGEYTVNVEDKNGATASTSFTIDSIDRFYFAENPVSLELSADNPDTKQNLRFVAEVKVEKEYMSDNFESVLSRPLEQPANKHGETAFDFSALLTTVVGTHVPAFGQVDIERADSLFRRFQLSYSEKHGTPPVAGQFVAREINYILAGGLETEEQSSLFFKDYLSGQPFLDWEPSRKRLFRNQHDYLYFLNNRDDTEKLVVMAKFVMKDESVVEKIIHEFEGTLNRYEVYCVPVGYGQIRAVKVANLSGEIDRYEIWVQDQAGVHVSQKRTFYILDDDENARFFLYRNSLGTVSSIHLTGAGQLTYKTKQRTNGTDQLRTGQRTHSRYTGYMVNNDHAKALQDFLLSRNVWLQERTKYVPVEVSTGSKKLVDESKNLQSVQIKYTEAESALYTPYFGKKIDSEAEGIGAMIIEKDFNVY, from the coding sequence ATGAGAGTCAAAGCGAGAGTAATCATATCGTTCACGGGACCGATCCAAACGAATGACGCCTACGATATCGCGTACGGGTCGAACCATTTCGAAATCTCGGAATTGGGAGCCACTTTCGATACCCGCACGGCGGCGAAGGTTGTACGAAATGCGATCGTTAGCGAAGCGCCGTCGGCTTTTCTTCAGGATTACACTGTCTATGACGACGGTAGCGATGTCGTGATCGAGGCGAAAAATTACGGCGTACAGTATCAACTTTACGTTCTGTACAATCCTGATCAGGACGCCGAGGTAATGACCCGGCTCCCGATTGACAACACGGTCCAAATCACGGACGAGACGGTCACGAACGTGAAAGTGAAGGGAGAGGCTACCGGAGCCATTTCCATAACGCTAAGCTGGGCCACAAGCCCGACATTCAAATGGTGGAAAGTAAACGACACCAATTTTAGCGCAGTAACGAAAAACGTCACCGGTCTGACGGCGGGAACTTACGGGGTAAAGGTTACTGACGGTCCATCTTCCGTTACGAAGCTCTATACGGTAACGGAACCCGAAAGGAAGCTCGGGATTAACGTAAACGCCCACAACGCCAAAATACACGGAGCCTCGGACGGGAGTATCACCATAGCCGGAACGGGCGGAATCCCGCCGTATGACTATTCGTGGGATACGAATCTGGGCAACCCGACACACGACAACGTGACGCGTTACAATCTTCCCGCGGGCGTTTATACCGCCACGGTTACGGACGCCGGGGGAGGGTCGGTTTCGAAAAAGATTATCCTCGAACAGCCGGATCCGCTGTTGATCACTTATCAACGGCTTGGCCGTAACGTAACCGTTTTTCCGGCCGGGGGCGTATCGCCTTACCGGATCACATGGCCGGACGGATCAACGCGGGAAAGCCGGGAAAACTTGCCTCCGGGCGAGTATACGGTAAACGTGGAAGACAAGAACGGGGCGACGGCCAGCACGTCCTTTACGATCGACTCGATCGACCGTTTTTACTTCGCCGAAAACCCGGTATCGCTGGAGCTTTCGGCGGACAATCCAGACACGAAGCAGAACCTCCGGTTTGTGGCCGAGGTGAAGGTCGAAAAGGAATATATGTCGGACAATTTCGAAAGCGTACTTTCCCGACCTCTGGAGCAACCAGCGAACAAGCACGGGGAAACGGCTTTCGACTTCTCGGCGTTGCTTACTACGGTGGTAGGAACTCACGTTCCCGCATTCGGGCAGGTGGATATAGAGAGGGCGGACAGCCTTTTCCGCCGGTTCCAGCTTAGTTATTCGGAAAAGCACGGCACGCCACCGGTGGCCGGGCAGTTCGTGGCGCGGGAAATAAACTACATCCTCGCCGGCGGACTGGAGACCGAAGAGCAGTCGAGCCTGTTTTTCAAAGATTACTTGTCTGGCCAGCCTTTTCTGGATTGGGAACCTAGCCGGAAGCGCCTCTTCCGTAACCAGCATGACTACCTCTATTTTCTCAACAATCGGGACGATACGGAAAAACTGGTCGTTATGGCCAAATTCGTCATGAAGGACGAGAGCGTAGTCGAAAAGATTATACACGAGTTCGAGGGCACGCTAAACCGCTACGAGGTGTATTGCGTGCCGGTGGGTTACGGACAGATCCGGGCGGTGAAGGTGGCGAACCTCTCCGGGGAGATAGACCGGTACGAGATATGGGTGCAGGATCAGGCTGGCGTCCATGTCTCGCAGAAGCGGACCTTCTACATTTTGGACGATGACGAGAACGCCAGATTTTTTCTTTACCGCAATTCCCTTGGCACCGTTTCCAGCATTCATCTTACGGGGGCGGGACAACTGACATACAAGACCAAACAGCGCACAAACGGCACGGACCAGCTCAGGACCGGACAACGCACCCATAGCCGGTATACGGGCTATATGGTGAATAACGACCACGCCAAAGCCTTGCAGGACTTTCTGCTTAGCCGGAACGTCTGGCTTCAGGAACGAACGAAATACGTTCCCGTAGAGGTTTCGACAGGAAGCAAGAAGCTCGTCGACGAGTCCAAAAATTTGCAGTCGGTACAGATAAAATATACGGAAGCGGAGAGCGCCCTTTACACACCGTATTTCGGTAAAAAAATCGATAGCGAGGCGGAGGGAATCGGCGCAATGATTATCGAAAAAGACTTTAACGTGTACTAA
- a CDS encoding DUF6712 family protein — MFFNSIEEVNTYLPVGVNIAFESISPDLGVEYLLPLLGYELIVELEQAYKDDDINKKLLKHLQASEINNAYAQNLPVAQVNISDSGVRIETEDGKKTAFKHQIVGLRDDYFLPKRDIATEMILRFLERNQADYLKWNKSCVKPDLWIPDATTFDGYYDIGESRTKYAGMVREIRRIQADLERQGGSDTDTTRRLLALHTIYSNKLYHEAEYKKVKALVLKAWADFQEETKGKRNHTIETKEDNATFRAF, encoded by the coding sequence ATGTTTTTCAATAGTATAGAAGAAGTAAACACGTATTTGCCGGTCGGGGTAAATATCGCTTTCGAGTCGATCAGCCCGGACTTGGGCGTGGAATATCTGCTTCCGCTTTTGGGTTATGAGCTTATAGTCGAGCTGGAACAGGCATACAAGGATGATGACATTAACAAGAAACTGTTAAAGCACTTGCAAGCATCCGAGATCAATAACGCTTACGCCCAAAACTTGCCCGTCGCTCAGGTGAACATTAGCGATTCTGGCGTGCGGATCGAGACGGAAGACGGAAAGAAAACCGCTTTCAAACACCAGATTGTCGGGTTGCGGGATGATTATTTCCTTCCCAAACGGGACATAGCCACGGAGATGATTTTACGCTTTTTGGAGCGTAACCAAGCCGACTATTTAAAGTGGAACAAGTCGTGTGTAAAGCCCGACTTATGGATTCCGGACGCTACGACTTTCGACGGATATTACGATATCGGCGAAAGCCGGACGAAATACGCGGGCATGGTAAGGGAGATCCGCCGTATCCAAGCGGATTTGGAGCGACAGGGCGGATCGGACACGGACACGACCCGGAGACTTTTAGCGCTTCACACTATTTATTCGAATAAGCTTTACCACGAAGCGGAATACAAGAAAGTAAAGGCTTTGGTATTGAAAGCCTGGGCTGACTTTCAGGAGGAAACGAAGGGGAAACGGAATCACACAATCGAAACCAAAGAGGACAATGCAACTTTCAGAGCTTTCTAA
- a CDS encoding phage tail tape measure protein translates to MSQRDDHYKIILDGSQPSSTLKQMRAAASALNKELKELPKNSAEFAKKKKKLQELNKEIRQQTKEMRGLNKETVKGNTAFKKMAGAVKLFGIAIAGMLLIKAGEYFNEAARNARVFEKALSGLSSITGARGRDLEFYAEQAELIGATTTLSAKQAVDAFKLMGSAKPELLKNKEALAEVTMEAIVLAEAAEMELGPATEALAGTLNQYGESAKEASRYTNALAAGSKEGAANIIEETEAIDEFGVAADSYNVKIEESIGLVQTLAEKKLKGAKAGTALRNVLSKMASVEALPPKALEQLEKYGVNLDIVKDKTLPFNVRLREMAKIQNDATALTKVFGQENKIAGEIILGNVDKVERYTKAVTGTTTAYEQQAINTDNYDADLKARDSMYESLSITIGKKLLPSMRSYTKWQTKALKFVKDMVDGHKVAEESYEKQKKKVEGLEGSLTPLISRYKELKNKSKLSAEEQEELRKVIEKIGGIVPTAITKFDDYGKAIGISTEKAEEFVVAERRMMELKHKQAIDEKIKNMEKYERAIQKASGALEVRDEDGDFARKVQRSASKNSLRIKLEFEKLEPEEVAKLQADLATAQGQLNDNLNLRLELAGMKPIVESDFPAVIKAAADMNKRVSELSLDEIAKLQAGFASVTKQTEEEGTATVKAVTEMTIEELHKLDNEEAKAELKRRDRAEESRLARVEEEKKAQEEIAKLKEDFQKRDLEAKRGFEDLKIEAMEEGLEKELAKMNTDFDRKLEKLAEEEDRIKEMKGMKKQERDEFLDQLQEERDLLEAERKAEKEELEAEAKELEREKKMEEMDEDYELESEKLEGHFIRTLATEEERERALLALRKKYLEEKLKALESANLGETVMAQKLRNELEKIDAKELASKKKYSKFQEKLKSEEMTFTRDALNQTVGMLEEGTAARKVAGTAIKAIQAAEITAAGVQEVASIWKGAASLGPIPGPIVGAAQSALAIGRTLVALNKVRSIQYAGGGMTRLAGNMLELTPDSEGRYRYEGNPLRDVGTFAGGGPIGTPSIGVIGEKGPEWVAPAWQLRDPLYAPHIAFLEHGRKAKAFEEGGTTATAEIPETAELADSPDQTATMVDLLREVSDKLDRIPTELKAYVVAEDVRDGLDELDEAVRNSLVE, encoded by the coding sequence ATGTCACAGAGAGACGACCACTACAAAATAATTCTGGACGGATCACAGCCGTCCAGCACGCTGAAGCAGATGCGCGCGGCGGCTTCGGCGCTGAACAAAGAGCTGAAAGAGCTTCCGAAAAACTCGGCGGAATTCGCCAAGAAAAAGAAGAAGCTCCAAGAGCTTAACAAGGAAATCCGGCAACAGACCAAAGAAATGCGGGGACTGAACAAGGAAACCGTAAAGGGCAACACAGCATTTAAGAAGATGGCCGGAGCGGTAAAACTTTTCGGAATAGCGATAGCGGGCATGTTGCTAATCAAGGCCGGGGAGTATTTCAACGAGGCCGCGCGGAATGCCAGGGTTTTCGAAAAAGCGCTTTCGGGGCTTTCCTCCATAACCGGGGCGAGGGGCAGGGATCTGGAGTTTTACGCCGAACAGGCCGAGCTGATCGGGGCCACGACCACGCTTTCGGCCAAACAGGCGGTGGACGCATTCAAACTTATGGGTTCCGCCAAGCCGGAACTTCTTAAGAACAAGGAGGCGCTGGCGGAAGTGACTATGGAAGCAATCGTATTGGCCGAAGCCGCCGAAATGGAACTCGGTCCGGCTACCGAAGCGCTGGCCGGTACGCTTAACCAATACGGCGAATCCGCCAAAGAGGCGAGCCGGTACACTAACGCTTTGGCGGCGGGATCCAAAGAAGGCGCCGCCAATATTATAGAGGAGACGGAAGCCATTGACGAATTTGGCGTGGCCGCCGATTCTTACAACGTGAAAATCGAGGAGTCGATCGGCCTTGTGCAGACTTTGGCGGAGAAAAAACTCAAAGGGGCTAAGGCGGGCACCGCCTTGCGGAATGTACTTTCGAAAATGGCCAGTGTCGAGGCGCTTCCGCCGAAGGCTTTGGAACAGCTGGAAAAATACGGGGTCAATCTGGACATCGTGAAAGACAAAACGCTTCCGTTTAACGTACGTCTTCGGGAAATGGCCAAAATACAGAATGACGCCACCGCCTTGACAAAGGTTTTCGGACAAGAGAACAAGATCGCCGGTGAAATTATCCTTGGTAATGTCGATAAGGTCGAGCGATACACCAAAGCCGTGACGGGCACCACCACGGCGTACGAGCAACAGGCCATAAACACCGATAACTACGACGCCGACCTGAAGGCCCGCGATTCGATGTACGAAAGCCTGTCGATCACGATCGGCAAGAAACTGCTTCCGAGCATGCGGAGCTACACCAAATGGCAAACCAAGGCGCTGAAGTTTGTAAAAGATATGGTGGACGGCCATAAGGTGGCGGAGGAAAGCTACGAAAAGCAAAAAAAGAAGGTGGAAGGACTGGAGGGATCGCTTACCCCACTTATAAGCCGGTACAAGGAACTGAAAAACAAATCCAAGCTTAGCGCCGAGGAACAGGAAGAGCTTAGGAAGGTGATCGAAAAGATCGGGGGAATCGTGCCGACCGCCATTACCAAGTTTGACGATTACGGAAAGGCGATCGGTATTTCCACCGAAAAGGCCGAGGAGTTCGTGGTGGCGGAAAGGCGCATGATGGAACTGAAGCATAAGCAGGCCATCGACGAGAAAATAAAGAATATGGAGAAGTACGAGCGGGCTATCCAGAAAGCTTCCGGCGCCCTTGAGGTCCGTGACGAGGACGGGGATTTCGCAAGGAAAGTACAACGCTCGGCTTCAAAAAATTCTCTCAGGATCAAGCTTGAGTTTGAGAAGCTGGAGCCGGAGGAGGTGGCTAAGCTTCAGGCCGATCTGGCTACCGCCCAAGGACAGCTTAACGATAACCTTAACCTTCGTTTGGAGCTGGCGGGGATGAAGCCTATCGTTGAGTCCGATTTTCCGGCGGTGATCAAAGCCGCGGCCGATATGAACAAACGTGTTTCGGAGCTTAGTCTTGACGAAATCGCTAAGCTTCAGGCGGGTTTCGCGAGCGTCACGAAGCAGACCGAAGAGGAGGGCACGGCCACCGTAAAGGCCGTAACGGAAATGACCATCGAGGAGCTTCATAAGCTGGACAACGAGGAAGCCAAAGCCGAGCTGAAACGCCGTGACCGGGCCGAGGAATCCCGCCTTGCGAGGGTAGAGGAAGAGAAAAAGGCGCAGGAGGAAATAGCGAAGCTTAAGGAGGATTTCCAAAAGCGGGATCTGGAAGCGAAGCGGGGATTCGAAGATCTTAAAATCGAGGCGATGGAAGAGGGGCTTGAGAAAGAGCTTGCGAAGATGAACACGGACTTTGACCGAAAGCTGGAGAAGCTGGCCGAAGAGGAGGACCGGATAAAGGAAATGAAGGGAATGAAGAAGCAGGAACGGGACGAGTTCCTTGACCAATTGCAAGAAGAACGGGATTTGCTGGAGGCGGAACGCAAGGCGGAAAAGGAAGAGCTGGAGGCCGAGGCCAAGGAGCTGGAGCGCGAAAAGAAAATGGAGGAAATGGACGAGGACTACGAGTTGGAGAGCGAAAAGCTGGAGGGGCATTTTATCCGGACATTGGCCACGGAAGAGGAACGGGAGCGGGCGCTTTTGGCTCTTCGGAAAAAATATCTGGAGGAAAAACTCAAGGCGCTGGAAAGCGCCAACCTCGGCGAAACGGTAATGGCCCAAAAGCTCCGCAACGAGCTGGAGAAGATCGACGCCAAAGAACTGGCGTCAAAGAAAAAATATTCGAAGTTTCAGGAGAAGCTGAAAAGCGAGGAAATGACCTTCACCCGTGACGCGCTTAACCAGACCGTCGGGATGCTGGAAGAGGGGACGGCCGCGCGGAAAGTGGCGGGCACGGCCATAAAGGCGATCCAAGCCGCGGAGATAACGGCGGCGGGAGTGCAAGAGGTGGCGTCGATCTGGAAAGGCGCGGCCTCGCTCGGCCCTATTCCCGGTCCGATCGTGGGCGCGGCGCAGTCGGCGCTGGCTATCGGGCGTACGCTGGTGGCGCTGAACAAGGTCCGGTCTATCCAGTACGCCGGCGGTGGCATGACCCGGCTGGCCGGCAATATGCTGGAGCTTACGCCGGACAGCGAGGGGCGATACCGTTACGAGGGCAACCCGCTCCGTGACGTGGGGACTTTCGCCGGGGGAGGCCCGATCGGGACGCCGAGTATTGGGGTGATAGGGGAGAAAGGGCCGGAATGGGTGGCGCCCGCTTGGCAACTTCGGGATCCGCTTTACGCTCCGCATATCGCTTTCTTGGAACACGGGCGGAAGGCTAAGGCTTTCGAGGAAGGCGGAACCACGGCCACGGCGGAAATTCCCGAAACGGCGGAGCTTGCGGACAGCCCCGACCAGACGGCGACAATGGTTGACCTGCTTCGTGAGGTAAGCGACAAGCTGGACAGAATCCCCACCGAACTGAAAGCGTATGTGGTGGCGGAGGATGTCCGGGACGGGCTGGACGAACTGGACGAGGCGGTAAGGAACAGTTTGGTGGAGTGA
- a CDS encoding AAA family ATPase, with amino-acid sequence MKVAIIIIGAMGSGKSSLAESLALRTDLPVISLDTCRIDAWKEDPQAMPMRREKTAELKCLDLIRNSDQLIFESSGVSRFHTRALSEIARKDARVKVIKLTAPDWVLRKRVEARSREKIHVPFPYKTGTVGESISYMKEKLKNVNSDYKFNTGKMTAEEIAERLLSFADFP; translated from the coding sequence ATGAAAGTGGCGATAATAATAATCGGGGCGATGGGATCGGGGAAAAGTTCCTTGGCCGAATCGCTCGCCTTGCGTACGGATCTGCCGGTGATCAGCCTCGACACTTGCCGGATCGATGCGTGGAAAGAGGATCCGCAAGCGATGCCGATGAGGCGGGAAAAGACAGCGGAATTGAAATGCCTTGACCTGATCAGGAATTCGGACCAACTTATTTTCGAGAGTTCGGGGGTGTCGAGGTTCCACACACGGGCTTTATCGGAGATCGCGCGAAAGGACGCGAGGGTAAAGGTTATCAAGCTCACGGCGCCGGACTGGGTACTGCGAAAACGGGTAGAGGCTCGGAGCCGGGAAAAGATACACGTTCCTTTTCCTTACAAAACGGGGACGGTCGGGGAGTCGATAAGCTATATGAAAGAGAAACTTAAGAACGTTAATTCCGACTATAAGTTTAACACCGGAAAAATGACCGCCGAGGAGATAGCGGAACGCCTGTTGTCCTTCGCTGATTTTCCGTAG
- a CDS encoding helix-turn-helix transcriptional regulator — MIEKIRKVIGDRRTEKDMTYQELADAVGEKKTDAWNLINGKRNPTFSTLEKYLVELDLDMQITAKKPKGKKA, encoded by the coding sequence ATGATAGAAAAAATAAGAAAGGTGATCGGGGACAGGAGAACCGAGAAAGACATGACGTATCAGGAGCTGGCGGATGCCGTTGGTGAAAAAAAAACGGACGCTTGGAACCTCATAAACGGCAAACGGAACCCTACTTTTTCGACTCTGGAAAAGTATCTTGTCGAACTGGATCTCGATATGCAGATTACAGCGAAAAAGCCAAAAGGCAAGAAGGCGTAA
- a CDS encoding N-acetylmuramoyl-L-alanine amidase produces the protein MRNIRKIVVHCSATPATMDIGRDEIDRWHRERKFNGIGYHLVIRRNGRLERGRAMEKSGAHAKGYNSESVGVCLVGGTDSAGKAERNFTPRQYARLAEVLKGLQLVFPDAEVLGHRDLPGVAKACPCFDVKEWWKSKKEEA, from the coding sequence ATGAGGAACATTAGGAAAATCGTGGTTCATTGTAGCGCTACGCCCGCCACAATGGATATCGGTCGGGATGAGATCGACCGATGGCACAGGGAACGGAAGTTTAACGGGATCGGCTACCATTTAGTGATCCGTCGCAACGGAAGGCTGGAAAGGGGGCGTGCTATGGAAAAATCCGGAGCGCACGCCAAAGGGTACAATTCCGAAAGCGTCGGGGTGTGTCTGGTAGGCGGAACCGATTCGGCGGGAAAGGCCGAAAGAAACTTTACCCCTCGGCAATACGCCAGACTGGCGGAGGTTTTAAAAGGTCTTCAGCTTGTTTTTCCTGACGCTGAGGTTTTGGGGCACCGGGATTTGCCGGGCGTGGCGAAAGCGTGCCCTTGCTTTGACGTAAAGGAATGGTGGAAATCTAAAAAAGAGGAAGCGTAA
- a CDS encoding S49 family peptidase encodes MIQNFQLLSSIFRQPWAISPEFAQSYFPLISRLAEGADMGGDMDLDMDRKTEHEKEIIASQNLPMAGSGGESEEFDWWLRGYNPKTGRVQTKVNRFSDLPDGSVAIIRNVGAMMKADQWCGPMGSETKERILMSAVGSDNIVGIVWECDSGGGMVAGTESLAGTLEYADKIKPTITFVNGMTCSACYWTASKTRHIMMGGKTSEVGSIGTMISWWDMQGYYEEQGYKLHTIRASKSTDKNEDFYQAQKGNYEPIIKETLDPINEEFHASVKASRPGIDKDCFSGKVYFTAKALENGLADSEGTLQDAIDFVLAEAENKTGSNSSNDNETEMSTEKKSLKQSVADAVASALGADDMASKVTALEGERDSAQASLATAEKERDDAQTAKTKAEGDLATAKTRISELEAEVTRLGGLTNTNKDRVQNKNTETENEEDQSGINAQIKAMRQEQGIED; translated from the coding sequence GTGATACAAAATTTTCAGCTTCTCTCATCCATTTTCCGCCAACCTTGGGCGATCTCTCCAGAGTTCGCCCAGTCCTATTTCCCTCTTATCTCTCGCCTTGCCGAAGGCGCCGATATGGGCGGGGATATGGATTTGGACATGGACAGGAAAACGGAACATGAGAAAGAGATTATCGCCAGCCAAAACCTGCCGATGGCCGGATCTGGCGGGGAAAGCGAGGAATTCGATTGGTGGCTTCGGGGATACAACCCCAAGACCGGAAGGGTACAGACGAAAGTAAACCGTTTCTCTGACTTGCCGGACGGATCGGTAGCCATTATCCGTAATGTCGGAGCCATGATGAAGGCCGACCAATGGTGCGGACCGATGGGATCGGAGACCAAAGAGCGAATCCTTATGTCGGCTGTAGGTTCCGACAATATCGTCGGGATCGTGTGGGAATGCGATTCGGGCGGCGGTATGGTGGCCGGTACGGAAAGCCTCGCCGGTACGCTGGAATACGCCGACAAAATCAAGCCCACGATTACGTTCGTAAACGGAATGACTTGCTCGGCCTGTTACTGGACAGCCTCCAAAACCCGACATATCATGATGGGTGGCAAGACTTCGGAGGTCGGAAGCATCGGCACTATGATTAGCTGGTGGGACATGCAAGGCTATTACGAAGAGCAGGGCTACAAACTCCACACGATACGGGCATCCAAATCCACGGACAAAAACGAGGACTTTTACCAAGCCCAAAAAGGGAATTACGAGCCGATCATAAAGGAGACGCTGGACCCGATAAACGAGGAGTTTCACGCGTCCGTGAAAGCTTCCCGGCCGGGGATAGACAAGGATTGCTTTTCGGGGAAAGTCTATTTCACGGCCAAAGCGCTGGAAAACGGACTTGCGGACAGCGAAGGTACTCTTCAGGACGCCATCGATTTTGTACTGGCCGAAGCGGAAAACAAGACAGGATCAAACAGTAGTAACGATAACGAAACAGAGATGTCAACAGAAAAAAAATCTCTAAAGCAGTCCGTCGCTGACGCCGTAGCAAGCGCTTTGGGCGCTGACGACATGGCGTCGAAAGTAACGGCGCTCGAAGGGGAAAGAGACTCCGCACAAGCGTCGCTTGCGACGGCGGAAAAGGAAAGGGACGACGCCCAAACCGCCAAAACAAAAGCGGAAGGCGATCTGGCCACGGCGAAAACCCGTATTTCGGAACTCGAAGCCGAGGTGACAAGGCTCGGAGGACTTACGAACACGAACAAAGACCGTGTTCAGAATAAAAATACCGAGACCGAAAACGAGGAGGATCAGAGCGGGATTAACGCGCAGATCAAAGCCATGCGACAAGAGCAAGGGATCGAAGACTAA